One segment of Paenibacillus sp. FSL R7-0337 DNA contains the following:
- a CDS encoding ABC transporter substrate-binding protein, with translation MNLQGGVQAMGKSKRIWLLALTAVVSLSVVTACSGPNDAKKNNTGTTEPTSAAATTETEPKQDKVTFKIFNGVAGSKDGNTNETTIGKLLEDQTGVNFKLEFVVGDLNTKIGTMIAANDYPDVLIPDAAIEEVLNAGAFIPLDELIEKYGPNIQRVYGKSLNQMRSKDGKIYFLPIAAQVNDFIPEPEAGAGFWVQRRVLEEAGYPKIKTLDQYIELIKNYRDKHKDENLTGMVSLTHDWRFFATSNPPMHLMGYPNDGNVTVDTNTWEAKTYAGAESTKKWLKALNDLNAAGLFDKASFVDNYDQYIAKLTSHKVLGFFDYRWQVDNALNVLKDAARKDPSLDGFKYFPLPVTFEEGTPDAYLDPPGGLVTNRGIGITVSAKDPVRIIQFFDNMLTEENQTLMSWGIKGETYEVNEKGRYYRTQEQIDKIDEPFRESFGFKYFSWNWPMYNATSTLADGNAKNVASQPEVFQMTLTDKDKAILEKYGVQTYSQLFAEPVPRPYFPAWGFAKEQNSPEQLWEASKDEMTKKYFPKLVLTTPDKFDAVWEEYMKEFGKLDTAGYEKWTTEQVKAKVEMANQ, from the coding sequence ATGAATCTACAAGGGGGAGTACAGGCAATGGGTAAAAGCAAGAGAATATGGCTTCTCGCTCTGACGGCAGTCGTCTCATTATCCGTGGTGACAGCTTGCTCGGGGCCTAATGATGCCAAGAAGAATAATACAGGGACGACGGAGCCGACAAGCGCCGCTGCTACCACAGAGACCGAACCCAAGCAAGATAAGGTAACATTCAAAATCTTCAACGGGGTGGCCGGCTCGAAGGATGGAAATACCAATGAGACGACCATCGGCAAGCTGCTGGAGGATCAGACCGGTGTCAATTTCAAGCTGGAATTCGTGGTGGGCGACCTCAATACCAAGATTGGAACCATGATTGCCGCCAACGATTACCCGGATGTGCTGATTCCCGATGCCGCTATAGAGGAAGTGCTTAATGCCGGCGCATTCATCCCGCTCGATGAGCTGATCGAGAAGTACGGGCCGAACATCCAGCGTGTCTATGGCAAATCCCTGAATCAGATGCGCTCCAAGGACGGTAAAATCTATTTCCTGCCGATTGCCGCCCAGGTGAACGATTTCATTCCTGAGCCGGAAGCCGGGGCGGGATTCTGGGTTCAGCGCCGTGTGCTGGAGGAAGCAGGTTATCCAAAGATCAAGACGCTGGATCAATATATAGAGCTGATTAAGAATTACCGCGACAAGCACAAGGATGAGAATCTGACGGGGATGGTCTCTCTTACGCATGACTGGAGATTCTTCGCCACCTCCAACCCGCCGATGCATCTGATGGGCTATCCGAATGACGGCAACGTTACCGTGGATACCAATACCTGGGAAGCCAAGACCTATGCCGGTGCAGAGTCCACCAAAAAGTGGCTGAAGGCGCTGAATGACCTCAATGCTGCCGGTCTGTTCGATAAAGCCTCCTTCGTCGATAACTATGACCAGTATATCGCCAAATTAACCTCCCACAAGGTGCTCGGCTTCTTCGACTACCGCTGGCAGGTGGATAATGCGCTGAATGTGCTGAAGGATGCCGCCCGTAAGGATCCTTCCCTGGACGGCTTCAAGTACTTCCCGCTGCCGGTAACCTTCGAGGAAGGCACGCCGGATGCTTATCTTGATCCGCCAGGGGGCCTAGTAACGAACCGTGGAATCGGGATTACCGTCAGTGCCAAGGACCCGGTCCGCATCATCCAGTTCTTCGACAACATGCTGACCGAAGAGAACCAGACCCTGATGTCTTGGGGTATCAAAGGCGAGACGTATGAAGTGAATGAGAAGGGCCGCTACTACCGTACGCAGGAGCAGATCGACAAGATTGACGAGCCGTTCAGAGAGAGCTTCGGTTTCAAATACTTCAGCTGGAACTGGCCGATGTACAATGCCACCTCTACCCTGGCTGACGGAAATGCCAAGAATGTTGCCAGCCAGCCCGAGGTCTTCCAGATGACGCTGACCGACAAGGATAAGGCGATCTTAGAGAAATACGGCGTACAGACCTACAGCCAGCTGTTCGCTGAACCGGTTCCGCGTCCATACTTCCCGGCGTGGGGCTTCGCGAAGGAGCAGAATTCTCCGGAACAGCTCTGGGAAGCCAGCAAGGATGAAATGACGAAGAAATATTTCCCTAAGCTGGTGCTGACGACTCCCGATAAGTTCGATGCAGTCTGGGAGGAATACATGAAGGAATTCGGCAAGCTGGATACTGCGGGTTATGAGAAATGGACCACTGAGCAAGTCAAAGCGAAGGTAGAAATGGCGAACCAATAG
- a CDS encoding ABC transporter permease subunit, whose product MRLFFKKLGQQRALAVMSVPFLIWLFVFKYLPLWGWSIAFQDYKPARKFMEQTWIGFEHFKFLFGDDRFLRVLRNTLAMSSINLFFGFVTAITLALLLNEIRNIAFKRVVQTVSYLPHFISWVVAASIIQTTLSPDGTINQLLVGLGFLDRGNEILFLGIPEYFWTIFGASSVWKDIGWNTIVYLAAMTTIDPTQYEAAEIDGANRFKKMIYVTLPGIKSVVIVLLIMNIGYLLESGFEPQYLLGNGMNVDYSENIDIFVLKYGIAQSNFSLSIAAGMFKTVVSFILLFMANNAAKRMGEARLY is encoded by the coding sequence ATGCGGCTGTTTTTCAAAAAGCTGGGCCAGCAGCGGGCCTTGGCAGTGATGTCGGTCCCTTTTCTAATCTGGCTGTTTGTATTCAAATACTTGCCCTTGTGGGGCTGGAGCATTGCCTTCCAGGATTATAAGCCGGCCAGGAAGTTCATGGAGCAGACCTGGATTGGCTTCGAGCATTTCAAATTTCTGTTCGGGGACGACCGCTTCCTCCGGGTGTTACGCAATACGCTGGCGATGAGCTCGATCAACCTGTTCTTCGGCTTCGTCACTGCGATCACCCTGGCCTTGCTGCTTAATGAAATACGCAATATTGCGTTCAAGCGTGTAGTGCAGACTGTCAGTTATTTGCCGCATTTTATCTCCTGGGTGGTAGCAGCAAGTATCATTCAGACGACGCTGTCCCCGGATGGTACCATTAACCAGCTGCTGGTGGGTCTGGGCTTCCTTGACCGCGGCAATGAAATTCTGTTCCTGGGAATCCCGGAATACTTCTGGACCATCTTCGGAGCCAGCTCCGTCTGGAAGGACATCGGCTGGAACACCATCGTCTACCTGGCCGCTATGACGACAATTGATCCCACGCAGTATGAAGCAGCAGAGATCGACGGCGCGAACCGGTTCAAGAAAATGATCTATGTCACGCTTCCGGGCATCAAGTCTGTTGTGATTGTCCTGCTCATTATGAATATCGGATATCTGCTGGAATCGGGATTCGAGCCGCAGTACCTGCTGGGTAACGGCATGAATGTGGACTATTCCGAGAACATTGACATATTCGTGCTGAAATACGGAATTGCCCAGAGTAACTTCTCCCTGTCCATCGCAGCGGGAATGTTCAAGACGGTCGTCAGCTTCATCCTGCTGTTCATGGCGAACAATGCCGCGAAGCGTATGGGCGAAGCCAGACTGTATTAA
- a CDS encoding carbohydrate ABC transporter permease, giving the protein METAAVQKKKRKPRISSSTGDRLFVIGNYCFMIALMIVTLYPFVNVLAVSLNNAQDSIKGGIYLLPREWTLANYTYILREATIFHATFISVLRTVIGTVVTVFCSAMLAYTLSRQDYVLRKFITVAFIMTMYFNGGLIPNYLLIRDMGLVGSFWVYILPGIIGVFNLIIIRSFIENLPESIIESAKIDGAGDYRTFFSLILPLTVPVLATVALFSGVFQWNSWFDVFLYNSSDEKLSTLQYELQKILQNSNTTTGTSSLDGMIQGATGGQQNAVTPMSVRATMTIVASVPIIMVYPFLQKYFVKGMMVGGVKG; this is encoded by the coding sequence ATGGAAACCGCAGCTGTCCAGAAGAAAAAACGCAAGCCCCGAATAAGCTCCTCCACCGGCGACCGCTTGTTTGTCATTGGCAACTACTGCTTCATGATCGCACTAATGATCGTTACCCTGTATCCGTTCGTGAATGTCCTTGCAGTGTCGCTTAACAACGCGCAAGACTCTATCAAAGGCGGAATCTACCTGCTGCCCAGAGAATGGACGCTTGCGAATTACACTTATATTCTGAGAGAGGCCACGATTTTTCATGCGACCTTCATCTCCGTGCTGCGCACCGTGATCGGAACGGTAGTCACCGTCTTCTGCTCGGCCATGCTGGCCTACACGCTTAGCAGACAGGATTATGTGCTGCGCAAATTCATCACGGTAGCTTTTATCATGACGATGTACTTCAACGGCGGCCTGATTCCCAATTATCTGCTGATACGGGATATGGGACTGGTCGGCAGCTTCTGGGTCTACATTCTTCCGGGGATCATCGGGGTGTTCAACCTGATTATTATCCGTTCCTTCATTGAAAATCTGCCGGAGAGCATCATCGAATCGGCGAAAATTGACGGGGCGGGGGATTACCGGACCTTCTTCAGCCTCATTCTGCCGCTAACAGTGCCTGTCCTTGCCACGGTGGCGCTGTTCTCAGGGGTGTTCCAGTGGAATTCGTGGTTCGATGTGTTCCTCTACAATTCCTCGGATGAGAAGCTGAGCACCCTGCAATACGAGCTGCAGAAGATTCTGCAGAACTCCAATACCACCACCGGCACCTCTTCGCTGGACGGAATGATCCAGGGGGCTACCGGAGGCCAGCAGAATGCGGTCACGCCAATGTCCGTGCGGGCAACGATGACGATTGTAGCTTCCGTACCGATTATTATGGTGTACCCGTTCCTG